tgaagtttgatggccaggcgataccccagcaggggaataaaaggaacaggttcgctaaggcaagacagacaccacgagatcacgagaccctggaaatgcggtgtgcccccacaagttggtgggagttttggaggtctgttcgcgggaccgaccatagacgcacagggtgataaggtacgatcggcgggaacctggtgtgtgtgtccgcccttgcctgggtgccgggttcaccgcggaagaacgaatgtatccggaacagaggggtcacaggtcggtgacctcagaagacattaaaagggctcgcgccgaaagctaactgcaaggaacatcaaaggtctgtgaaTTGAAATTTGcattcgctcgctctctctctctctctataacggcacaacagcgattactgcgaactgtactcagctgaactgaactctgcgtcacttgagactgatcattttacccctagactgcgatagagcttgattgattcctattatcctagttctgtgtacatgtgtgttttatcattgctaacctgttacatttatatccttacgattagagtactgggttacttatttctttaataaaactttcttagttccagtaatccagactccaacggaGTGGTCCAttcctgctggtttggcaacccagttacgcaCAGGGTACATAACACTACTCACTTTTGTAttgcagatttctatgtttcaaagtggcaaatgacatacaatgttggaaagtaaaTGTAAATTTAGTAGAAATAAAtgcgcagactattttctaaatgggctgaaaatctgagatgcaaagggagtccttatgcagaacacccaAAAGAtcaacttccaggttgagtcagtggtgaggaaggcaaatgcaatgttagcattcatttcaagaggtctagaattcaagagcagggatgcgatgctgaggctttagggcactggtgaggcctattcagtattgtgagtagttaagaaaagatgtgctgacattggagagggttcaaaggaggttcacaaggatgattccaggaatgaaaaggttatcatacaaagaatgtttgatggctctgggtctgtattcgctggagtttaaaaggaTGGGGGGAGacggggacctcattgaaacctttcaagtgatgaaaggcccagacagatcaatgttgaaaggatgtttcaccatggtgggggagcctaggacaagaggacacagcctcaggatagaggagcgtccATTGAAATCAGATGTATAGCTagagggtggtcaatctgtggaacgCACTGTCACTGACAGCTATGGAGGCAGAGTCATTGGGTACACTTAAAGTGCAAGTTCaatagggagaggggaggaataggggaggggaggagaagatggtggcatgacGCAGTGCACGCAGCTGCTCCgaaatatcgtatttgtaagtaggatgccatgcacaatcctgatttgatggagacagacgtgagaagcatggaggaatatctggagaaattctgaaatgcccacttcgctgccactgctgctgtgcaatcgagaatctccggaggggaaggccccaaatcctcggctttgcctattgcctgttgctgtggctggggtcgaagcgctcggcagagatggtgctcggtgtcggaggctcgaagtttttgggcggactcaagagtcagctgcggtcaggtgcttccagggtgctgcatctgcaagtttgcggcactggaagctcatggcagggagaatttttcttcctCCTATCGTCTGCGGGAGATGTTGAGACTTTCGAGAgagtttgagactttttttttttaaccttgcccatggtttgttctttatcaaattatggtattgctttgcactgttgtaactatatgttataattatgtggttttcgtcagtttttttagtcttggtttgtcttgtgtttctgtgatatcactctggaagaacattgtatcatttcttaatgcatgcattactaaatgacaatacaagaggactgcgtgtcctcataatctaatctaatcaaaggttacaggaagacgAGTAAAGGGCTGAGGGGACATACAAAataagatcagtcatgatggaatggcacagcagactcaatgggccgaatgacaAAATTCTATTCCCGTAGTTTATGGAGTAAGCCACCTGTTTTTCTTTGTGGGAATATGTTTACCCCAAATCTTTTGGATTGTCTTCTCAAGTTTTTCAGTGCTCTGATAGGATTTTCAAAGCACTACAGAAAAATACTCGTGTTCCTTTACACCCTTCATGGATCACTTTTAGGAAAGGCACACAAATGCAAAGACTAGCCTACAGTTCACGTGTTGTACCAAAGTGTTGTTTCATTTTGGAATAGGGTCTCAAAATAGGTGCTAATTCCTCAGTGGTCTTGCACCTGATTTCAAGAAACAATCATATTGATTACCTTATCTCAGTGAGGTATGGGTGATGGAACTAGAATCAAGAGTTAGTATAGACTAGGAATTTAGCAGAGAAATGCCTGTCAATTTCTCTCTGAGTGAATTTAAATAAGTTTTGCTGAAAGTTGTCTGTGCCATGTCAAGCCTTTGGTGTTGGCACCTATGGCAGAAAGGCATTTTATTACAAACCATATCTGCAACAAAATTGACTCAGTGCTCTTTGGTGTTGATAAAGACTCGAAATATGAAGCGTTATATACTTTAACAATATTTCTTACGCTGACAAGCCCAAAAAAAATCCAATTGAATTTTGGTATCTGATGGGGGTTTTCAATGTAGTTCACGCTAAAGGGTACAGTCACATCTGTCTCTCACTCACATGACAAGAGATCCCAGATCTTCAGAACCTTAGACTGTCTTCAACTTGATGAAGGCTGTGTTGGTAGtatagtggcatctgcactggacttcagAGCAAGAGGTCCCGGGTTCATATCTAGCCGGCTCCTTGTACAAGTTCCAACTGTGCTAAGTCGGCCTCATAAAACAAACGCTAAAGGaatggcaaggttgctgcccgatgcGCCAAAGGGTGCAAGCAGGAACTTTCTAACTTAATAAAATAACTTTGTCAGTGCAATATCATGTGTCTTAAGGTGTCCTACTAGCAGCAGAGCTTCCCAATAAATCAAGTGTGTATGCAATTACAAACCGTCACCCAAACTATACAAGTCATCTTTTAAGGTGTTTACAGACATAAGTGAAGAGGGAAAAGGAAATAAAATATGTAAATCACTGAACAGAATTCAATATTTCACCGGTCAATAAGCTGACAGTAGAATTTAAGGAGCAAACTCACATCCAGGTGACAATGATAGGATGAATGGTATTGTGGCCAGCTGCAAAAATCTGTATAAAGAACTAGGAAAGAAAATTGAACATTCTTATCCCTTACAGTTGTATGAACACTACAAAAAAGAAAATCAACAGTCTATACCCTTTTGCTTTAAACTACATTGTCATGCTACAGATACTTAATAAACTTGGAAGAACAATAGTTCTAAATTATGCTTAATATCCATATACACACACAAGATAACAAACTTGTAGTTAAGTATGTAATATCCAATTAATACCGTAAACAAAGCTAACTAATACACAATGCAGAAATATTACACAAAGCTAATGTACAGCTGGGCATTTCAGGATCTATACCGCTATTAAAACAGCCCGGATACGAGTTGCAGTCCATTTTCCCCTGAACATCCTGACTCCGATGCTCGTTCATTTTGATGCTACTGAAACAAAGCTGGGTTATCAACCTTCCAACAAAGGGAGAAGAACTCGACATTATCAAAAATATTCCATCAGATATACTGGGGGCATTGCTTTGATCTAAATTAAGATTAAAAATTCAAATATTACCACTTGGTAAACATCTTCGCCCCCATATGTGACTGAAAATTAGTTTTATGAGAGAAAAGAAACTGAGCTTTAGTCAAGGCTTCAGTTTTGGCAGTAGCTGTTAAAAGGGGAACACAGCAGAGCTaaaaaagaaatgcaacagaTATGATGTTGAGAATTTGGACCCAGAATTCCAGAAAGCGCAGGATTAAACAATGACTAAAGAACATAAACACATACATACAGTTATTACATCGCTACAAAACAAAATATCCAGAGATTTCACCTTTGAATTCTGTGCCATCTAGTCCCCTGATGGCTTCCATAGCATCTTCACTCCTCTCCATATGCACAAAAGCGTAATCTTTAACGATATCACACTCCAGGACCGTTCCATACTCTTCAAACTTGGCCTGCAGTTCCTGGCTGGTGCACCCAGTGCCCACATTACCCACGTGAAGTTTGGTGGAAGATTTGGCCCCGCTCCTGCTGGCTTCCACATTAATGCAAACCCCATGCAGCCTATAGTGGTGCAGTTTCTCAATCGCTTCCTTTGCCGCCTCCCTGTCCTTCATGTGCACAAAGCCATAGTTCTGTTAAAGGATATGGAGAAACTGACGTTAGATAAAGAAGCCCTTACAttataacgcaaacaacaggaattctgcagatgctggaaattcaagcaacacacatcaaagttgctggtgaacgcagcaggccaggcagcatctctaggaagaggtacagtcgacgttgggtctcggcctgaaacgtcgactgtacctcttcctagagatgccgcctggcctgctgcgttcaccagcaactttgatgtgtcccTTACATTATAAGGTGGCTTAAAATCTCTTCCTGCCAAATACAAGCTAAAAATAGCACAAGCGTTTGTAATTCACATACATATCTTGGGAAAATGACAAATGGGGCCTGGAAAACCTTATCATGATTCAGACTCACAAGGTAAAAATGTCATTCAACAAACTCATAGGTAAATAGGTTAAAAGCACTTTTAACAAAGTAGAAATTTTCTGTTTTACATCAGGTATGCATAATAAACACTGAGGTCAAGTGAGGAAGTCAAGTAAGACAGATTATTTAAAAAAAGCAAAGTTTAAAGGTCTTGTGGAGAAGAAAGAGGCAAAAGGAAAGCTTGCAATAAACAATAGACTATAGGTGAAGTAgacatttggcccttcgagcctgcacctgcATGATCAAAGACTTGCCTCATTCACTAGCTCCATATAACACTAGACAGAGCCCTGGCGTCTATCCACTTTCCACAGCAAACAACAACAAGGGCGTTTAagatcacaagacataggagcagatttcagccactcagccctttgagtctactccgccattctatcatggctgatttattatccctctcaaccccattctcctgctttctccccagaaCCTTCGACACTCTTAGTAATGAAGAACATAAGCattaacctccaccttaaatatacccaatggtttGGCCTTTCCAAGCCacttgtgacaatgaattccacaaattcaccaccgtctggctgaagatattcctcctcatctgatcTAAATTAACATCTCTCTATTCTAGGGCTGTGCCCTGATTCTGGgctctacaggaaacatcctccaacaatctctttgaccccctaccatcaggcaggaaataCCACAGTATCTACCACCATCTAGGTCTCATCTTGCAAGAAGCATCAGTAGTGTTTTACTGTTTACCTTTTAGCTTCTGATGCAACTACacattattatttgttaatttactagtgatattattattttgtgtgttgtgtctgATGCACTGCGTTGTACACCTTGATCTGGAGGAAAGTTGTTGCATTTAACAGTATATCTGAGTACGACTCAATGACAATAATCATGAACTTGAAAGTTCACCACATTAGTTCCTGGGATGAAGATGGTTCATTTACGAAGTAAGCTGCAAATTCATTCATGTTCAGAAGATTGAGAAGTGATCCCATTAAAATACAAAATTCTGTTTTAGATTAAAAGACTGGCTGCTGAGAGATACTCGTTAGACAAAGCATCTAAAAATAGGGAGTATCCAGAACTGACAGACAGTTTCAGGATAAGGGATTATTCAAGTTCAGAAATATCTTTTTCCAAAAATTCTAACTCTTTCAAATTCTCTGTGCCAGAAAATTGTGAAGGTAGAGTCATCGATTATATTCAAGGTGAACAATGACAAACATTTGAACTGCAAGTGACAGGAGTTATGGGTAGAGAGCAAGAAAGTGGCATTCAGGCAAACATTAAATTAGCCATAATCCTACTATAAGGCAGGGCAGACCAATAGGGTTGACTGGCCCTTGCCTAATTCTTCCAACCTTATAAACCCTGTTACTACAGAATAGCTAAACTAGCCAGATTGAAAAACTTTTAAAGAAAAATTATCAGAATTGGTCACTTGAACAAGTGCGGACTGCTTCAAAAAAATGTAGCTGTCcaactttaaaaataaaactttcCAATAAGGGAAACATTGCTTCCAAGGGTATTCGGTCAACTATACAACAGACTAATCGTGAAAACTAAAAGGCATGGAATTAAAGGGGCTATAAACACACAGAAGGAAAAGGAATAGGAAACAGTGGTATTGTACAGGCTTTTACCTCCAACACCACACCCAAGACGCAAGGAAGACATATTGTGTTCTCAATATTGATGCTTGGGTAATTTGTTTTCTGAggatataaatgatttggattttCAATTACAAGGCAAAATGTACAAAGCTCAGAGATATAATGATCTGTGAAGAAGATAGTGTCAGACTTCAGGAGGAGATACAAACAGACTGGTGGAACAGACAAATGTTATACAgatgtcccccacttttcgaacgttcgccttacgaaacctcactgttacgaaggacctacattagttccctgttttcactttcagaaggtgttttcactgttacgaagaaaggcagcgcacgaaaaaaaatcagcgcgcgccccgagcagccactctcccccggattcagaacggcattctcgccggcattgcttaaacacgtgcctgtgagcagacgtttgcaagatgagttccaaggtgtcggaaaagcctaaaagagtttgtaagggtgttacacttagcataaaactagacataattaagcatttcaatcaTGGTGATCGAAGTAAGAACAAAGtgaatttggcttgtggaagctgatgaacatgatgttgaagaggttttggcatcccatgaccaggaTCTGattgatgaagagctgatgcaattggaagaagaaaggataacaatcgaaacagaatgcagtagcaaactgaacgtgaagcaactgcgtgagattttcgctgcaatgataaagcacgactttaattttgaaagggtacgtaggcttaggggatatttgcaagatggtttgagtccttacaaagaattgtatgatctaaaaatgcacgaggctcagcagtcaagcaagccttccacatcagccacagcagacaacgaacctcgacttTTGACATCGAGACAGGCAGTCATAGAAGATGAACtgtctgctctaatggaaacagacgacgagatgacaccccagtgtcccatcaccccaacacccagggccCGGACAGATACCCATTTGccgagaatgcagcggtagctgggaggaacacagcacacctttaagaaaaaagccgaaataaacatgttaattat
The DNA window shown above is from Mobula birostris isolate sMobBir1 chromosome 5, sMobBir1.hap1, whole genome shotgun sequence and carries:
- the LOC140198157 gene encoding RNA-binding protein 4B-like isoform X2; translation: MVKIFVGNLPRPTTAEEIRALFEKYGVVSDCDLIKNYGFVHMKDREAAKEAIEKLHHYRLHGVCINVEASRSGAKSSTKLHVGNVGTGCTSQELQAKFEEYGTVLECDIVKDYAFVHMERSEDAMEAIRGLDGTEFKVLYTDFCSWPQYHSSYHCHLDIDVCLQKVNCSCM
- the LOC140198157 gene encoding RNA-binding protein 4B-like isoform X4, translating into MVKIFVGNLPRPTTAEEIRALFEKYGVVSDCDLIKNYGFVHMKDREAAKEAIEKLHHYRLHGVCINVEASRSGAKSSTKLHVGNVGTGCTSQELQAKFEEYGTVLECDIVKDYAFVHMERSEDAMEAIRGLDGTEFKDRRMSPESKLQLHVT
- the LOC140198157 gene encoding RNA-binding protein 4B-like isoform X3, with the protein product MVKIFVGNLPRPTTAEEIRALFEKYGVVSDCDLIKNYGFVHMKDREAAKEAIEKLHHYRLHGVCINVEASRSGAKSSTKLHVGNVGTGCTSQELQAKFEEYGTVLECDIVKDYAFVHMERSEDAMEAIRGLDGTEFKGLLCIVTRAAGPLVRAETRVICLACWF